Below is a genomic region from Acidobacteriota bacterium.
CGCTCCTCCGGATAGAGCGGCGTCAGGTTGTCGAAGAATATCTTGTTGCGCGCCTGCTCGGGATGCTCGAAGTTGACCGCCTCGACCTTGATCAGGGCGAAGTAGCGCTCCCCTTCCTTGGGCTGACGCACCTGGCCCGACACGGTGTCCCCGGTGCGCAGGTCGAAGCGCCGGATCTGGCTCGGACTGACGTAGATGTCGTCCGGTCCCGGCAGATAGTTGTACTCCGGGGCGCGCAAGAAGCCGAAGCCGTCGGGCAGGCACTCGAGCACACCCTCGGCGAAGATCAATCCGCTCTTCTCGGTCTGAGCCTGGAGGATCTTGAACATCAGCTCCTGCTTGCGCATCCCCGCCGCGCCCTCGACACCGAGGTCCTTGGCGATCTCGCTGAGCTGCGAAATGCTCATCTCTTTCAGAGCGCGGATATCCAGGGCGGGCTCGCGCCGCGATTTCTCCGCCGTACGTTGTCCTTTTGCCATCTCGTTCCTCGTTTTCGCAGTCACGGTTGCGCTCCGGAATTCAGGGCCCCCAGGGCGATCCCGCTCCATAGCTCCTTGATTCCTTCACCGGTGCGGGCCGAGACCGGCAAGAGCTTGACTTCTTGGTCC
It encodes:
- a CDS encoding Rho termination factor N-terminal domain-containing protein, which produces MAKGQRTAEKSRREPALDIRALKEMSISQLSEIAKDLGVEGAAGMRKQELMFKILQAQTEKSGLIFAEGVLECLPDGFGFLRAPEYNYLPGPDDIYVSPSQIRRFDLRTGDTVSGQVRQPKEGERYFALIKVEAVNFEHPEQARNKIFFDNLTPLYPEER